GTACCTACCGAGCAGCGCCATGAAACTGACCCGGAAATACGTCATCgacattgtaaaaataaatgcatggtAATAAATGACTGGTAAAACgatcatttaataaaaacaacctAGTTGTATATAATATACTACACTACCGTAAGCGTGTTGATATTTTTCCGCGGATATATTTTTTCGAAAAAAATGAGATAACGATGCAGAGGAAGTAGAATTACgtcatgcaaaataaacatggcGAATGCAGAGCTTGTGAGCGTCTCATAGTATTTGTCGCTATTGATATTTTTGTATGTTCCTAGCAAGAATTTAATcgatttatttaaatgtcttgTCTAAGTCTTCCTCCGAATAAACGTTTTTAAAAGTTACTTGTTGTAACGCCAAACCCAAGCGGCGTTTGTTTAGGGGTTACCACGGCAACGACACGAGCTCGTTTAGGCtcagaaattgtcttttttttcgtTCCACTGAACGTTGCAGGTGAAGAAGTTGAGAGCATCCAATCCCCGACATTCGGGCCACCAAAGAGGATGGAGCACTACACCATTCTGGGTCGAGTCGGAGAAGGAGCCCATGGTATCGTGTTCAAGGCCAAGCACGTTGAGGTAACATGAAGCTAGAGTTGAACCCAAAACCTTTCTGTAGTGAAGCTGCAGCACCGTCTGCCGCCTTGCATCACTTTCTATCATCTGGATTGTCATCCAAAATTGATATGTCTGCAGACCGGACAGATGGTAGCGCTGAAGAAGGTGGCGCTTCGTCGGCTGGAGGATGGAATCCCCAACCAGGCTCTGCGCGAGATCAAGGCTCTGCAGGAGATTGAGGACAATCAACATGTGAGTGTCACAAGCGTCAAGTGTCAGAGGTCAATGCTGACCCCGCCTCCCACCCAGGTGGTCAAGCTGAAGGACGTCTTCCCGCACGGAACCGGCTTCGTCCTGGTGTTTGACTTCATGCTGTCGGACCTGTCGGAGGTGATCAGGAACTCTGAGCGTCCTTTGACCCCGGCCCAGGTCAAAGGTTACATGGTGATGCTGCTGAAGGGTGTGGCTTTCTTGCATCACAACAACATCATGCACAGAGTGAGACCCGAACTGAACACCTGGACTTGGTCAAGTAGAATCCTCCTCACGtttgtctgttttgtgtgtgttcaggatcTCAAGCCTGCAAACCTCCTCATCAGCTCCTCTGGTCATCTGAAGATTGCAGACTTTGGTTTGGCCAGGCTCTTCAGCGAGCAGACCAAGCGGTTGTACAGCCACCAGGTGGCCACCAGGTCAGAACACAGCACCTGCAGTGGATTACAACACTTCCATCAAACACCATGCTATGTCATCTTTTTAAAGGGAATCCAACTTTGAGTGAAGCTCCGCTCTTCATGTTACATCAGGAGTATCTGTGTCCTTCAACCTTGGTGGAGGCTTTTTGTGTTGAGTAATTGAGTGTTACATTCTCAGAGTAGCGGAGTCTGTGGAATGTTTCCTGCTCAGCTGCGTCGACCCTGGCTGCGGCTTGAAGAACTAACGGTGAGAGAAGTGATATTTGTTGTTTGAAGAATGTTCTGTGTTGGATGTCCAGGTGGTACCGAGCTCCAGAATTGCTGTACGGAGCCAGAAAGTACGACGAGGGTGTTGACCTTTGGTGAGTCCGgctctgtgtgttttctgtctgcTTGATTTGGACaggagtctctctctctctccatctctcaggGCCGTGGGCTGTATATTCGGGGAGCTCCTGAACTCGTCTCCTTTGTTTCCTGGTGAAAATGACATCGAACAACTTTGCTGCGTCCTCAGAGTTTTGGGAACCCCCACTCAAGAGACCTGGCCGGTgtggtttacacacacacacacacacacacacacacacacacacacatttgtcttcctacCTTTGTgcggactgtcattgacataaccctttccccagcctctccccctcaaccTTTAGTCTGAACCACACTATAActcaattataataacctaggtattttgtagttttaaccctcaaaatgaggcttgacaaatgaggaccagccaaaatgtccactCTGCTGATTAaaaaacgcatacaggttctcacaaagagaagtacaagaacacacacactctctctctctcacaggcAGATTTGAACATTGTGCTTTATCTTGGGCAGGAGATGGTGGATTTACCAGACTACAACAAGATCACGTTCAAAGAGAATCCAGCCATCCCACTGGAGGAAATAGTTCCTGACTCCTCCCCCCAGGCCCTGGACCTGCTCTCCCAGTTCCTGGTCTATCCATCCAAACAGCGTTGCCCCGCCCACCAGGTGAGAGGAGACCTGCAGACATCAAGACTTGAATGATCTTCTCACTGAGATGAGGCCGTTCATCCTGGCTTCATAGGCTCTGCTCCACTCCTACTTCTTCTGTGCTCCTCTGCCTGCCCACCACTCGGAGCTGCCCATTCCTCAGCGAGGGGACCGGCCCCTACGTCAGCGGCTGCAGGCCCCTCCCACCGACTTTTCAGTCGACCTGCCCCTGCAGAACAGTGTGGTGGACCCAGCTCTGCTGCAGAGACACGCCCGCTGACTTCCTCACCGTAGAACAAAACCCAAGTAACGTCACACTCATGACCCGGAGTCTCTGGAACTGTTTCCCGCTTCGATGTGTTTGGTTCAGTCAAGAAGTAGACACATGAGTTGAGTTCACTTTAAAGGGTTTTTATTCATCTGATGAAGGAATCAGCAATGAAGTCGTCAGTGGCATGATGTGAACAAGTCACGTGACATCATCAAACTTTGGGTCCGGTAGAGTCGTCTTCAGGTCCAAACTCTTGGCAAGCAACTCAGTTCAGCGGGTCCGGACGCGGACGGGACGTGGTGTCTCGGGCGGGTCACAGGGCGAAGGCTCAGAGAAACGAGGCACTTTATGATCCAGAGCTCCTCCTGTTGTTGCTATAGGAACAGGACATGCTGTGGGCTGCGTTGCCATAGCGACGTCATTATGACTGCCAACAGAAGTGCTGTTGGACCTGAACTGTGTATTCATATGGCTCTGTTACTTCATCAGAAGAAGTTTAAAAATGGTTTTCTTTACAAGCAGGCAAATCATCAGGTGCTATTAAATCTGTCATAATtccaataatattaataataacaccGACAATGATGCCGTTCAATCGACACATTCGGtttataaaaattaaaaaaagcatgTTCACGTGCTCGGAGATGCGACGACCACAGTTGCATACATTTATAAAGTGATCTGGTCATGACAGTTAGAAACACCAGTTAGAAATGCAGCTCTCTGTGCAACCTCATTGGCTGAAGCTGGCCTCAAGTCCCGCCCACCTGCCATTCCGTCTGCTTCCTTAATATCGGTGCTGCTGGCCCAACAGTGCAGGAAGGGGCGGGTCTTCACTAAAGCCCTTGTAAGAAGCTGAATAATGAGgcatgaaccaatcaggagagaggGCTTCCGTCAGAAGGACAAACCTCTCCTAGTCAGCCGACTGCCAATCAGAACCTCCGTTAGTCTCAGCGGGCTCGGCTCCAGCCAGGGACCCGGGCCGTCGCTTTGCTGCCAAGTCGCCGGGGCTCTCCTCCAATCAGAGTCCGCCCTCCAGCTGCTGGTGATGCTGGCTGCTGATTGGCTGACGTCTGTGGAGCTGGCTGTCGATTGGTTGTCCCAGTGCTCGAGGTGGTCCTTGGGCATCAGAAAGGAAAACGGCATTTCCTGCTTCTTCCTCTGAGAAGGCTGCGCTTGGAGAGCGGAGCTGCGGTCAGACGTGGCCGCCTCCTcgctcttcctgctcctcctcacccGCGGAGACCTCTCAGACTGAGTCCTGCTccacactgccccctgctggtccacctgctctctggctctctgcctcctgctAGCTTTCTCCTTCTTGCGGTCCTCCTCTAGAGCCTCCTTGTCCACCAGGTCTAGGTCCAGATCAGGAACTCCTCCTGTCCTTCCTTTGGTTCCGCccactctgctcctcctcctcctctggcctccccctcccccctctgGGCTGAGGGAGGCAGTTGTCATAGTGTTCTGGTtaacctcctgctcctcctctctgggTGAGGAGGACACGGGGGAGGGGGCTCCATCCTCAGGGTCTATGAGggaccaaaacaaaacttttcagTCTTGCATCAACTGTTTGCTGTGGAAGCCTCAAATAAAATTTTGGGATGTCTGCCAAGTCGAGTGGGCGAGTGTTGGCGCCTCATGTGACCACAGTGTGAATGGATGGAGGAGACATGAGTGAATGAAAGACAGATcaggaaaaaaaggaggaacTACCAACCGAGAGTTTTCAGTGCGCCCAATGACGTAGAAGCAAGGCTCCCCCTGTTTGGAGTTAGTCATACAGAGAGACAAGCTGGAGAGCTCCACTGAGAGGACCAGCCAGCAGGGGAGAAGGAGCAGCCAGGAAAGAAGATTCAGAAAACAGTGGAGAGAAGTTCAGCCAAGGTCAGAGCCCAGATGAGTCTCCTCACCATAGTCTGGCACGTAGCCATTCCCCTTCTTGAGAACCAGGTGAATGCGGTGGCCTCCTCGTCGGATCTGTTCCACAGCCTGGCTGTGAGTCATCCCGGCCGTGCTGTCGCCGTTGATCTCCACCAGCTGATCCGACACCTGAGGGACAGGCGCTCACTCACTAGATCATCGCATGGGCAGCAGTGTTCGGTGGCCGTACCTGGATCTTATTGCTCCTCTGTGCCGGACCCCCGTCCATCAGTCCCAGCACATACAGGCCCATGTTGTACTCACTGCCGCCGCGAAGAGAGAAACCGAATCCTGTGGGACCTCGTTCCAGATCCACGCTGTAGAACTTGGACTCATCCTGATCAGTAGTGACCCAGAAATGCAGGTGAGGTTCTGTCTGACACCACCACACCATCACTCAAAGGTTGGCTGACCTGCGAGCGTCCTCTGAACGTCTTCATCTGCCGCCCGTCCATCTCCACGTCAGCTCCTTCTGAGGGATCTAACAAACATCAGCATAGCTGAGCGTCACGGCGCCCGACAGTGCGAGTGGACAAGTGTGTGGCTGTCGTACGCTGTCGTGGAACGATGCTCAGGCGCAGCGTGTTGCCTGCTCTCCTCAGGATCTGAGCCAGGTCCCGGTGCTGCAGGCTGCCCACCCCCCGACCCTCCACTGCCTCCAGCTGGTCGCCGGGCTGAATCTGGCCACTCCGCGCTGCGGGACTTCCACGTCGGACCGTCACGAAGCGATGTGACATCACCGTGGAGGCTGGAGACCGAGACACATGACACACATGTTGAGGAGAACAGTTCTGAACCACAATAAACATCCACCAAGCAAACCAAGTTTTCAAAGGCAGAAAACTTGAGCTGCGCTATCAGgaccactgatgatgtcatcgtgtAGAAAACACGGCGGCGACAGATCCAGGCCGACAGCCGGGGGAGACCAAGACACTTTTAAAGTGCTGGAGATGCTAAAAATAGAGCCACGTACAAGTTGCTCATCATCTGATATTCCAGGATGCCAGTGAACGCATCACATCGCATGACGAAAGCTGAAGTTTTAACAGTGGGATCGGAATGGAGTGAGAGGCCGTGAAGTGTTTCAGAAGTGGCAGATGCTCCTGGACTGGCTCGACTATGTCTCGTGCGAGCGAGGACTGCCGGTGCCTGTGTCTCAGCTGCATTATTCATCGGTTCCTCTGAGCTGAAGGAGCGTCCCAGTTCACAGAAGCCGCCCAGCTGCTGCCAGCCACGTCTTCCAGCAGACGCACACCGAGTTGTAAACAAGTCGGAGAGAGAGTGGTTCAGTTCTCTGAGGCAGAAGAACATTTGTCACTTTACATGGCTGCGGGCTCCAAAACTGACATCATGTGACCTGGTCCTGCGTGACTCAGGATCGTCAGAATTCAACTAATAATAGCAGACGATGATGAAGAGTCAGGAATATGAGGGGACTGCACTCATTCTGACCATCACCACTGCCTTTGATGTACTCGTGCCCATGATCGCTGCCACTTGCTGCGACCTTGCTGACGGAGGTCAGTGCACCCATGACCTTTGACTCCATTGTTGCCAAGCTCACTGCTGCTGGGATGTTGGCTCAGAGTGAAGCGTGCGATGTGGATGTTTAAACAGGCTGCACCTGACACACGCAGGCACACAGCTCTCACTCCCCTCTCCTTCTTGACCAACCTGTCCTCCCTCTCCTTCACTCTCTGACTCCCCTCTCCTGCCCTCGCTCCACTCCCTCACCCCCCCAACTCTATCAGCGCTCTGGAATGTTGGAAACATTTTCACCTCGGACAAACAATCAGAAGTTGTGAGCGAGAAACAAGCGTACcgagccaaacacacacacacacagtgctctCTGTCCATCCCCCAACAGCACACCGCTAGCCTTTACTGGGACCAGGGCTGACCCCCTCGGAACTCGGTCTCTGAATCAAGTTCTAATGTGACACACATATTTAAAGTTGTTGCTACAGTAGTAAACAGGTCCATGAAGGCAGCACATGAAATGCAAGTCAATCCGGTGAGGTggctcacctcacacacacacacacacaaacacacttacGCTTCGAGTCCTTGACAGCCCTCAGAACGGACTGCAGTCGCTCCAACATGCTGATCGAGTCGCCAaaccaaatgtgtgtgtctgtgcctctGACAACCAAGCAGGTTGAAACAGCAGCAAGGTTCAGTTTcagtggagggagggggggaggggccTCATAATGAGATGGAGAAATGAcgacaggaacacacacacacacacacacacacacacacacacacacttttcttcATCCACTCAGAGAGAACATTTGAGGTCACACAGCGCCAGAGCAGCTGAAAGACTCATGGAGTTGGAAATGTTTTCGCAGTTCAGCGTCAgttcgagagagagagaggggtcgtTCACCTGGCATCATTCGGCTCAGTGTGAAAGGTCTCAGTCCGCATGAGCACGCAGACTCAGGCTGAGCCTGGTGTCGAGGTAAATCCATCCACTCAGTCATGCATTAATAGCCCTGCGTTCATGGAGTAACTTTGACTTGTGAGGTCCATCTTTGCTGTGACTTTAGTGGAGAGTCAGCTTCAGCAGCCAGTGGAAGCCATTCCTACTGGGTTTGGTGGGGCTTCATTGCTGCTGAGCAATGATGAGGCAAAAGGTAAAGCTCCAAGAAATAAGATTCTGGCGAGTCACTTGGGCCCCATGTGCCTGAGGTCACTACAGACCATTGGATGTCTGTAACTTGTGATACGTTCATGGGTTCTATGGTAAAGCTAATTGCTTAGCTAGTTAACTTCACACTACTGTTAGCATAACCGCTATGTTAGCTCTAGCTCAAAGTGTAAACTGTGCTGTCAATGACGCTTTGCTCAATGGCTTTGTCTTTGTCGGCAGATGTTGTGAAGACGTCACAGTGGAGCACTTTCACAGTGACATCCTTTCGAGTGAGTACAGAATTTGCCATTTCTCATCCAGTGTGTCAGATGGAAATGCTAATGTTCCAAGAGAGTGGGATCATGAGAAGCATTGTGAGGAAGCCCACTGCTTATGAAGTGCAAGGATGGATGAAAGCATCTGAACTATTGCAGGAGAACTCTGACATGACGATGGTAAGCATCACATTTGTCCCACCCACCGTTACACGGCAGCCAAGCTCTTCCTCTTTGCTGAGTGAGGATGACGTCCTGGGACTCACCCCCATGGTTCACTTCCTGAGATGCGATGACAAATCCGAATCCTTCTCCTGGACGCCTCCTCAGCTCCACATCCACCGTCCTAACACCTCGTCCATCCTTGCTCGTGGCTCCGCCCAAACTGTTGCTCCTCCCCGGCGGCCCCCCGGCACTCTCCTCCACCCCCAGCAGGTCGCGGGGCTCCAGAGTCAGTGTCACCGGGACAGAGTCTAGGAAGCTGGTGCTCTGGATGAGTGTGGAGCCTGGGGAACCGTTGGTCTGGTTTCCTGTGGCTGCTGAGAGATGGCCCCCCTGGGCGCTCTCCAGTGCCACGCCCGCCTTGCTGAGGGGCGGTACTGTACCTGTGGACGGGCTGGGGAGAGCGTGCGGGGACGGGAGGGGCTTGTAGATGTTGggggtgaccacaggtgaggagCCCGCAGCTGAGAAGGGAGTGACATGttagtgactcactcactgctcGATTCAGTCGGCTGGCTTCAGGCCCACCTTGTCTGTGAACCAGCAGAACCACCTCCCCCTGTTTGGTGTGTTCCTGCAGAACTCTCTGGACCTGAAAGCACAGTGGGTGGTTAGTGGTCCAATGATCCGGAGCGTGCACGCCAGCGTCCGTGTGACACGCTGTCACCTGGGAGAAATTAAGGCTCTGCACGTCTGCTCCGTTGATCTTGACGATGGCGTCCCCTGCGTGCAGGGCGGGGCACTGCCTCCTGTCCCACACCCTCCTCACCACAGCCAGCTGCCCACTCTGTCCCCCGGCTGTGACGCTGAAGCCCAGGCCTCCACTGTCGCTGCGGCCCAGAGCTACAGGAACTAGCTCCCCTGCCGGCGATGACCCGGGTGACCCGCTCACTGGCAGAACCATCCCAGCACTGCCCCTGGTGGCCAGGGATGGACTCTTGTGATTGGCTGGACAGCCGTTGAAGCCGCAAGTGGTGACCTCCCTGGGCACTGTGGAGGTCAGGGTGGTGTGGGGGACCAATGCACGATGCAGAGGGGCAGCAGGCGGAGACGAGACCGACTTCTGGAACTGGCTGTGGTCCGGTTGGGAGAGTGGCAGCTTAGGCAGGGTGGAAGAGTGAGGGATGGTGCATGTGGACAGGTCACTCTCCGATGACTTGGAACTCTGGCGGTGGAGAAGAGTGGCAGGGAGAGTGCTACTGCTGTAGCCAATCAGGGAGGAGCTGTGGAGAAGAGAGAAGCAGTTGACGACCAGTGTCCAGGTAAAGGTTCTGGGATCTGTTTTGGGTTAGGCTTCCGTCTCCGTCGTGTTTGAGTGGGCGGGGTGAGGGGAAGCCCATCTACTGATGCGTGTTTGGCCCCTGACCTGGCCTGGACTCCAGAACTGACTCAGGGTTTGCTCACCGTTGTGTTCCGGCGCTGCCGTCTGAGTCGCTGTGATTGGCTGTGGTCCTCTCCAGATGATGTGATGGGCCCGCTGGGGGGTCAGTGGGCGTGCCTGAAAGTCCGTTCATCATTGGCTGGGCAGCACATGGGAGCGGGCCGGGACCTACTGCACCATATAAAGTTGAGTTGAATGAAAACGCAGATGTTCAGCATGCCATGGTTTTACCTGAAGTTCCGCTGGCGTCCGTCATGTGACTGTAGGTGAGCTGAGTCAGCCGGGTGTGAGTGGGCGGCTCAGGGGTCTAGAGATGCAAAACATTTCAGCGCAGGAGGTGGGCAGGATGGCAGCAAGAGTGTCGGCAGCGTACCGGCTCCAGGTTCTGTTTGGGGCAGCCGTCAGGGTTGTAAAGCATCGGGTATCCTCGGCGCAGGACCACGTCCACGCTCTGGCCCATCGGCACCGACTTCAGCAGCTCCACAACCTCTTTGTGGGATCGACCCAGAACACACTCGTCGTTGATGTAAACCAGGATGTCCGCTGCACAAAGCCAGATGTTGGTGTGTGGGGCCGTGCACGAGCGTGTGTTCTTAGTTGCAGATGATGAGATT
This portion of the Synchiropus splendidus isolate RoL2022-P1 chromosome 18, RoL_Sspl_1.0, whole genome shotgun sequence genome encodes:
- the magixa gene encoding membrane-associated guanylate kinase, WW and PDZ domain-containing protein 1 isoform X2 — protein: MHRAAGAAREKSIHRKPGEDSPEHRGRRRRRGGGGAAQERRGGRARNYEAAMSKATVKKLHWRSKVQESFVPLGGGAGELGLAVGGGADYGEFPFVTVAPGGGASVGDIILEIGGTPVLGMTLGDVRGVLNSCPHPIRIKTVVPGSSLCKDLRLYLSKCFTPGSMDSQLQQLIRENLYLRAVPCTTRQPRDGEISGVDYNFVSIEEFFSLEESGALLESGKFKGNYYGTPRPVHIGPESPPITYQEHRNLLRNFRTRSKSLSNLEKAVEEGDASEEDSGLSAGSAGVPPNKLPPLQSWKGTENGGGRGAGQSSGGPLPENWEMAFSDSGEPYFINHVTKTTSWLDPRTPIKETASCTELPEFTEQPSQLQGFSVYTRLSKGPRGFGFNIVGGSRPREFLQVYSVTPGGPPTLHTADILVYINDECVLGRSHKEVVELLKSVPMGQSVDVVLRRGYPMLYNPDGCPKQNLEPTPEPPTHTRLTQLTYSHMTDASGTSGPGPLPCAAQPMMNGLSGTPTDPPAGPSHHLERTTANHSDSDGSAGTQRSSLIGYSSSTLPATLLHRQSSKSSESDLSTCTIPHSSTLPKLPLSQPDHSQFQKSVSSPPAAPLHRALVPHTTLTSTVPREVTTCGFNGCPANHKSPSLATRGSAGMVLPVSGSPGSSPAGELVPVALGRSDSGGLGFSVTAGGQSGQLAVVRRVWDRRQCPALHAGDAIVKINGADVQSLNFSQVQRVLQEHTKQGEVVLLVHRQAAGSSPVVTPNIYKPLPSPHALPSPSTGTVPPLSKAGVALESAQGGHLSAATGNQTNGSPGSTLIQSTSFLDSVPVTLTLEPRDLLGVEESAGGPPGRSNSLGGATSKDGRGVRTVDVELRRRPGEGFGFVIASQEVNHGGESQDVILTQQRGRAWLPCNASTVMSHRFVTVRRGSPAARSGQIQPGDQLEAVEGRGVGSLQHRDLAQILRRAGNTLRLSIVPRQHPSEGADVEMDGRQMKTFRGRSQDESKFYSVDLERGPTGFGFSLRGGSEYNMGLYVLGLMDGGPAQRSNKIQVSDQLVEINGDSTAGMTHSQAVEQIRRGGHRIHLVLKKGNGYVPDYDPEDGAPSPVSSSPREEEQEVNQNTMTTASLSPEGGGGGQRRRRSRVGGTKGRTGGVPDLDLDLVDKEALEEDRKKEKASRRQRAREQVDQQGAVWSRTQSERSPRVRRSRKSEEAATSDRSSALQAQPSQRKKQEMPFSFLMPKDHLEHWDNQSTASSTDVSQSAASITSSWRADSDWRRAPATWQQSDGPGPWLEPSPLRLTEVLIGSRLTRRGLSF
- the magixa gene encoding membrane-associated guanylate kinase, WW and PDZ domain-containing protein 2 isoform X7, with the translated sequence MHRAAGAAREKSIHRKPGEDSPEHRGRRRRRGGGGAAQERRGGRARNYEAAMSKATVKKLHWRSKVQESFVPLGGGAGELGLAVGGGADYGEFPFVTVAPGGGASVGDIILEIGGTPVLGMTLGDVRGVLNSCPHPIRIKTVVPGSSLCKDLRLYLSKCFTPGSMDSQLQQLIRENLYLRAVPCTTRQPRDGEISGVDYNFVSIEEFFSLEESGALLESGKFKGNYYGTPRPVHIGPESPPITYQEHRNLLRNFRTRSKSLSNLEKAVEEGDASEEDSGLSAGSAGVPPNKLPPLQSWKGTENGGGRGAGQSSGGPLPENWEMAFSDSGEPYFINHVTKTTSWLDPRTPIKETASCTELPEFTEQPSQLQGFSVYTRLSKGPRGFGFNIVGGSRPREFLQVYSVTPGGPPTLHTADILVYINDECVLGRSHKEVVELLKSVPMGQSVDVVLRRGYPMLYNPDGCPKQNLEPTPEPPTHTRLTQLTYSHMTDASGTSVGPGPLPCAAQPMMNGLSGTPTDPPAGPSHHLERTTANHSDSDGSAGTQRSSLIGYSSSTLPATLLHRQSSKSSESDLSTCTIPHSSTLPKLPLSQPDHSQFQKSVSSPPAAPLHRALVPHTTLTSTVPREVTTCGFNGCPANHKSPSLATRGSAGMVLPVSGSPGSSPAGELVPVALGRSDSGGLGFSVTAGGQSGQLAVVRRVWDRRQCPALHAGDAIVKINGADVQSLNFSQVQRVLQEHTKQGEVVLLVHRQAAGSSPVVTPNIYKPLPSPHALPSPSTGTVPPLSKAGVALESAQGGHLSAATGNQTNGSPGSTLIQSTSFLDSVPVTLTLEPRDLLGVEESAGGPPGRSNSLGGATSKDGRGVRTVDVELRRRPGEGFGFVIASQEVNHGGESQDVILTQQRGRAWLPCNASTVMSHRFVTVRRGSPAARSGQIQPGDQLEAVEGRGVGSLQHRDLAQILRRAGNTLRLSIVPRQHPSEGADVEMDGRQMKTFRGRSQDESKFYSVDLERGPTGFGFSLRGGSEYNMGLYVLGLMDGGPAQRSNKIQVSDQLVEINGDSTAGMTHSQAVEQIRRGGHRIHLVLKKGNGYVPDYVELSSLSLCMTNSKQGEPCFYVIGRTENSRP
- the magixa gene encoding membrane-associated guanylate kinase, WW and PDZ domain-containing protein 2 isoform X6, with product MHRAAGAAREKSIHRKPGEDSPEHRGRRRRRGGGGAAQERRGGRARNYEAAMSKATVKKLHWRSKVQESFVPLGGGAGELGLAVGGGADYGEFPFVTVAPGGGASVGDIILEIGGTPVLGMTLGDVRGVLNSCPHPIRIKTVVPGSSLCKDLRLYLSKCFTPGSMDSQLQQLIRENLYLRAVPCTTRQPRDGEISGVDYNFVSIEEFFSLEESGALLESGKFKGNYYGTPRPVHIGPESPPITYQEHRNLLRNFRTRSKSLSNLEKAVEEGDASEEDSGLSAGSAGVPPNKLPPLQSWKGTENGGGRGAGQSSGGPLPENWEMAFSDSGEPYFINHVTKTTSWLDPRTPIKETASCTELPEFTEQPSQLQGFSVYTRLSKGPRGFGFNIVGGSRPREFLQVYSVTPGGPPTLHTADILVYINDECVLGRSHKEVVELLKSVPMGQSVDVVLRRGYPMLYNPDGCPKQNLEPTPEPPTHTRLTQLTYSHMTDASGTSVGPGPLPCAAQPMMNGLSGTPTDPPAGPSHHLERTTANHSDSDGSAGTQRSSLIGYSSSTLPATLLHRQSSKSSESDLSTCTIPHSSTLPKLPLSQPDHSQFQKSVSSPPAAPLHRALVPHTTLTSTVPREVTTCGFNGCPANHKSPSLATRGSAGMVLPVSGSPGSSPAGELVPVALGRSDSGGLGFSVTAGGQSGQLAVVRRVWDRRQCPALHAGDAIVKINGADVQSLNFSQVQRVLQEHTKQGEVVLLVHRQAAGSSPVVTPNIYKPLPSPHALPSPSTGTVPPLSKAGVALESAQGGHLSAATGNQTNGSPGSTLIQSTSFLDSVPVTLTLEPRDLLGVEESAGGPPGRSNSLGGATSKDGRGVRTVDVELRRRPGEGFGFVIASQEVNHGGESQDVILTQQRGRAWLPCNASTVMSHRFVTVRRGSPAARSGQIQPGDQLEAVEGRGVGSLQHRDLAQILRRAGNTLRLSIVPRQHPSEGADVEMDGRQMKTFRGRSQDESKFYSVDLERGPTGFGFSLRGGSEYNMGLYVLGLMDGGPAQRSNKIQVSDQLVEINGDSTAGMTHSQAVEQIRRGGHRIHLVLKKGNGYVPDYVELSSLSLCMTNSKQGEPCFYVIGRTENSRLVVPPFFPDLSFIHSCLLHPFTLWSHEAPTLAHSTWQTSQNFI